Proteins encoded together in one Corynebacterium liangguodongii window:
- a CDS encoding anchored repeat-type ABC transporter permease subunit produces MPEIGFFQFLADVANPQLAFLPRALAVALISSVVCAVVGCYVVLRGMSFIGDAVAHAVFPGIALAFALEVSVLLGGAVAGVVVAVAISTLTQRRRIKEDSVIGIVFAAAFALGLVVISRVEGYTASLSSFLFGSLTGVDTGAIWVCAVAGTVIIALMVVLGPWLSAVAFDRETARAMNLPVYALDLALYLSVTAAVVISVQTIGNILVLALLVTPAAAARLYTDNLGTMMWLAAGIGAFASVIGVWLSWSYDSPTGATIVLAVTAIFALSWLFAPRQGVVAEKIRLSRVEPV; encoded by the coding sequence GTGCCTGAGATCGGGTTTTTCCAATTCCTCGCCGATGTGGCGAACCCGCAGCTTGCGTTCTTACCGCGGGCCCTGGCCGTCGCGTTGATCTCCTCCGTGGTCTGCGCGGTGGTGGGGTGCTACGTGGTGCTGCGCGGGATGTCGTTCATTGGCGACGCCGTCGCCCACGCCGTCTTCCCAGGCATTGCCCTAGCCTTCGCGCTCGAGGTCTCTGTCTTGCTCGGCGGCGCGGTCGCCGGGGTCGTGGTGGCCGTGGCCATATCCACGCTCACCCAGCGGCGCCGGATCAAGGAGGACTCCGTCATCGGCATCGTCTTCGCCGCCGCCTTCGCGCTCGGCCTGGTGGTGATCTCCCGGGTGGAGGGCTACACGGCGTCGCTAAGCTCGTTCCTCTTCGGCTCCTTGACCGGCGTGGACACCGGGGCGATCTGGGTGTGCGCCGTCGCCGGGACAGTCATCATCGCGCTCATGGTGGTGCTGGGCCCGTGGCTCAGCGCCGTCGCCTTCGACCGTGAGACCGCGCGCGCGATGAACCTGCCGGTCTACGCGCTCGACCTTGCCCTCTACCTCAGCGTGACTGCCGCGGTGGTGATCTCGGTGCAGACCATTGGCAACATCTTGGTCCTCGCGCTGTTGGTCACGCCCGCGGCGGCCGCGCGCCTCTATACCGACAACCTCGGCACGATGATGTGGCTGGCCGCCGGAATCGGGGCCTTCGCCAGCGTCATCGGGGTGTGGTTGTCCTGGTCCTACGATTCTCCGACTGGCGCGACGATCGTGCTGGCCGTCACCGCCATCTTTGCCCTCAGCTGGCTCTTCGCCCCGCGTCAAGGCGTGGTGGCGGAGAAGATCCGCCTCAGCCGGGTCGAACCCGTATAA